In Acomys russatus chromosome 16, mAcoRus1.1, whole genome shotgun sequence, the DNA window ACCAGGAGGCTCGGGTCCACGAAGAGCTCTGAGGCCAAGTCTCAGGTCTGACCTCAGACACAGAGGCCAAcagccccctccaccaccaccaagtgGGGATCATTCTGGGAGTCACTGAATGTCATCAGAGACTGCTGTGACCTTCCCACCGGCCATGGCTTCCAGTCCACAGCACGGCCCTCCCTCGGCATTTTCCTCTCAACAACCTTAAGCTTCTTCCTTAAGGTTCTTGGTGTGGTAAATCCAGTTTGGGGAGGGGGCACTGGTGTTTGGTTAGGGCTGTTGCTGACCCCACACGCCCATCCTCCCGCCCACATGGGAGAGCTCCTTGGTTCTTTATTTCCCACTGTGCCCTTTATTTGTACTGTTGGTCCAATCCTCCCATCCATGTCTGCCCCCCATTCCCTGTCATGGCAGCTCCGCAGGGGCATGACTCTGAGTGAGGAAAGCTGGGATTgccattttcctgcctcagctctgcctgctcctcagggaggggggaaaggggggctCCAGGAACACAATCCCACCAGCCCCACTTCTTACTCCTGCCTCATCCCAGACCACTGGGGTCAGGTCTTTCATCCTAAAGAAAGCTTTATCAAAcaggaaagtgtgtgtgagaggaagCCTTCAAGGCTGTGACAACCTGCACTTGGTACTAATCTGATGGGAGGGAGGTGGGCAGAGTTTTGGATTctcaaaggctacacagacctAATCCTGTTTCTTTTGTGTCAATAAAAGGTTAAACTGAAGGCCTTGAGAGTGGTCTTTCAGTGGGCCCAGTGGAGAGGgtatttattgtgtgtctgttcacgtgtgtgcgtgtgtagacCAGTGTTGAGTTCCACTGTCCTTGGCAgtctctttctaccttttttgCGGGGGAAGGGGgactcgagacagggtttttctatataaccttggctgtcctggactctagaccaggcttgcctcgaactcacagcaatctgcctgcctctgcctcccaagtgctgggattaaaggtgtgctccaccatacccggctccactttttttttttttaattagtgtgtttggttgtttggttttgtttttaaagatagggtttctctgtgtagccttggctggaactcactctgtagaccaggctggccttgaactcacattgatctgcctgcttctgcctcctgggtgctaggattacaggtgtgcgccaccacgcccgggcttcccagcttattttttaaatttcatctgaTTCACACATATTTGTCTGATACacagttttactttttctttttttttttaaaaaaaatacagtgctGGGGACGGAACCCAGGGCCCTCTCCTCATGCCAGGAAGGTGCTTCAACACAGATATCTGTATTCCAGCTCTGAAAACGTTCTTAGAAAGAATCCTTGGACCAGAGGAGCCACAGAAGCGGTCCACAGTTCACTTGGAAGCACGCTCGCTGCCTTCCCACAGGCGGGGCCTCCTTCAAGCCTCTTCCAGGcaggagggaggcaaaggcaagtggaagGCATCAGGGGTGAGGGGTAGCCCAGCAGCTCCTGTCTGCCCTGGACTTCTGTGCTCAGAGGTAGCTTCGTGGGCAGGCGCTCCCCCCTCATCGCTGCCTGCAGGGTCTGGCCCGAGCCTTCGTCCTAGGAGCCCTGGAGCTCCACGCAGTCCCCCTGGCGCAGGATGTGCTGCAGCAGCCCGTTGACCACGTCCAGCGTCTCGTCCCTCTCTAACACAATGTCATAGGAGTCCATGTAACGCTCCCGCCGCTcctccacctgcccagggaagCAGGTCCAGGTCCCTCGAGTGCCCCTCTTTGCATCTTTTACTCTCAGGTCCCTCAGGGCCTGGGGTAGAGGTATGCaactaccccccccaccccacccccagctctctctcttgAAAGCCTGAGTTCAAGGTTATAGGGACACAGGCAGGCAAATGAGGGGCAAGAGCTGCCACAGCAAACACTTGGCCAGTGTCAACCACACAGTaagaactatttttgttttgtttgtttgtttgtttgtttgtttgagacagggtgtctctgtgtaacagccatgtcCTGAAGAgctcttttatatggccctggcaTCCGCTGGGCTCCAGCCTCTGCTAGCTGGGTCTACCCTGACAGATACCTTCTCTGAGCCCTTCTGGCCTGTGTTCTGTCCATACCTGTCAGtctctgttgcttttgtttccttttatagaATCATGCCTTCAACCCTGGCCTCTCCCATCTCAGTCAGGCTTTCAAGGTATGAGTCAGACTGGCAACAAGGCtgggtacacctttaatcccagtgctgcagaggcagagatagtaagatctctgtgagttcaaggccagccgggacttctgagtgagttccaggacagtcagggctacacagagaaactgtcttgaaaaataacaaacaggctggagagatagctcagaggtgaagagcactggttgctcttccagaggtcctgagttcaatttccagcaaccacatagtggctcacaaccatctgtaacagaATCcgaatccctcttctggtgtacataaaacataaataaataattttttttttttaaaagaaaaagaaaaccaacaaacaaagaaacaaaaaattagttCCCCAAACCCCAAGAAAACCCAAGGAGTCATTACACAAAGCACTACAGTGAGGGTTAAATAGGTTAGCAGTATTTGTGTGACTAGAATGGGGCCTGAAAGATACTAGCACAAAGCCACACGTGCTTGCTCAGATGACAGGCTGGAGGGACACTTTTCTTCCAAGTCCTGGTACAGGCCCAGTGCAAAGCATACAGTAGTGTGCTGAGGCTTCAGGATGcaactcagtgacagagcacttacCTGGCATCTGTCAGGTCAGTGTTCTGTTCCTTCACcagcaagcacacagacacacacacacacacagccatcaagagagagagagagaacacaaattgATGGCatatgcatgtaatcccagcatttgggaggtcgAGGCAAGATgctcagaaggtcaaggtcagcctcaacTACACAGTTTGAGTCTAGCTGGGATACACAAATTCCTGTTTCACCCCCTCTCCTccgacaaagagagagaaaaggagaaagcaaaatggAGAACATGCCTTACGTCGCTCCTCTGTGGCCCTAATACTTCCCACCCTATCTAGCATACGAGAGGTGTTCAAAAGTGTGTGAAAAGGGGTCCGCGTGGAAGCCAGAGGGGAAGACCAGCCACCGCCTACCTTGTCATTCAGGAAGCCAATCTTGAGAATGTTCTGCACCCCAGGGACCCCGTCAGCCATAGTGAGGTCCCCTATGGAGTCGCCAAGCAGAAGGATGTTGGTCTTGTCCCGAAGCTGCTGGAAGTAACTGGAGTTCTCACACACGGAGCTGTTCTTGTTGTAGGTGTGGATAAGCTGGCCCTTGAAGCCTTGCAGGAAACCCTAAACCACCATGACAAGACATAGCTAGCCGGCTGGACCCACCCAGCCAGCACACTTTccgttgtgggggtggggggcatagggggaaagaggaggagggattcCCAAAGACAGACAATGGCAAAGCTGAAAAACTAGGGTGGGCTTTGGTCTGTTCTTCTAAACGTTTTCATAAAACCCAGCTGGACTCATTTCTTTGCGCCTTGCCTTTGGCTGCATTCTGGGTGGTGATGGCAAAGCTGACAGGAGGTGCAACAGAGGGCTGCCCACAAAAGCCTACGTATGCATAGCTTGCCTCTTACAAAGTGCGAAGATTTAGGCCAGGGCCTTAGACGTACAAGCAATaatgtaccactgagccacgctcctaactttttcttttgagacagggtttctttatgtagctctagctggctttgaactcgggTCCAATGATCTCGTGTctaagtgcaaggattaaaggcgtatgccatgatgccctctttcttttcttttttccttttctttctttcttcctcctcccctgcttccctttccttttttgaaacaggatctcactacataTAGCTctggctcactatgtagaccaggctggcctcaaactcacagagctccccctgcctctgctcctaagtgctgggattaaaggtgtgcatctgCCTCCAGGTTTCACTGTGAGACACATCTTTTTCTATCCAGCCTTTCTAGGACCACCATGAAGTCTGTTCTGTAGCTCAAGGAGGCAGCAGGGCTTGGATTTCAATCTTCTTGCCTTAAGCTTTCTAAACAGCTGGAGTCATAGGACTGTGCCACCAGGTCCAAACCACTTGGCCTTTTGGAGGAGAACTTTGTaactcctgttttttgttttgtttggtttttcgagacagggtttctctgtgtagccttggctgtcctggactcgctttgtagaccaggctggcctcgaactcacagtgatccagctgcctctgcctcctgagtgctgggattaaaggcgtgtgccaccacgcccagcttgaaattccttttttaaataatggCCATCAGGTTATTACTGATCCTCCGTCCTGGTGGAAGCCTACAATACAAAAGCTGCCCAGTTAGGATGCAGGGGCAACTGGGAGATAAGAGTGTCTGCCTACAAGGCCAGGGTTAGATTCCCACCTGAAAAATATGTTCTCTGTCTGGGTCACATGTGGGTTAGCACTTGGCTATAGGCCATTACGagtgacatttttgtttgtttgagacggggtctcccGTAGCCCAGTGAATCTGAACTTATGATGCAcgggaggctggctttgaacttttgagCCTGCTACTGCTACCTCTACCtcgcaggtgctgggattaaggatgggTACCACCAAGCCTGCCCACTGGGAGGAAGTTGACTCTCAATGTACAAGTCCAAGTGTAAGCCCTTTGGTAAACAGGGTGATACACAAACTAGGATGGTGTCACAGGGCTATGGTGGGCTACAAAGGAGGACTCTGTGACAGAGCCGACTCTAGATCTGCTTAAAGTAAcacacaggctgggtgtggtggtggtgaaagCTCcagtcctagcactgggggatgggttgggggtgttggggggcagaggcaggtgtgcttctctgtgaatttgaggctagtctgatTTACACAGTTAGTTTCTATATAGCCAGGGCtctacagaaagaccctgtctcaaaaagaaaaaaagaaaaaagttacccATGAAGGCAAGCGCCTTGACTCACACCTACAGTAATCCATCCATTCAGGACGCCAAGGCCAGAGGAATGACTGAGCTTGGGAActgcaggccagcctgagtaATGTAgcaagactcttgtctcaaagaaagaaagaagatgaaggggCTAAATAATGCCCACGGGAGGGCAAGGAGGCCAGCTGGCCAAGCGGAAGGCACCCTGGAGTGGCagcccaccctcctctctccccagcccgGCCAGAGACGTGGCTTACATCCTCACTGAAATCCATGTAGTTGGACACAATGTGGATGTTGGGGTGGAACACTTTCATCTGGCGGATAATTTCTTCCAGGATATCACCAATGCCAGCCGAGAAGATGAAAAGAGGAATGTTGTTCTGGTAGAGCGTGTCGAAGAACGTCTTATAGCCCTCCCTGCAAAGAGACCAAACGCCCGTGAAGGCCCTGGCCCTGCTCTTTACTTTCTACTTGGactatagggtttttttttttttcaagacagggtttctctgtgtagccttggctggccttgaactcacagtaatccgcctacctctgcctccccagtgctgggattaaaggcatgcgccacgaaGCCCAGCCCAGgctacttattattattattattattattattattattattattattattattattattattattattattattgtatgtgtgtagagcatatgcacacacatgtattcatgcacgcgcgcgcatgtgtgtgtgtatgtataggttATACGTCTACCTGTGACctaagtgtggaggccagaggtcaaccttgagtgtccttcctcaggagccattcatctttgttattgttgttttgttttgttggaacagggtttctctgtgtagccctggctgatctggaacttactctgtagaacaggctagcctcgaactcagagatccacctgcctctgcctcttgagtgctgggattaaagggattaaTAAGCATTCACTTATTTCTGAAAACGTAGTTGTTCTTGCTTTGTTTACGGGCCCAGATGCACTGTGGCACATATGGAGGTCCACGAACAACTTCACGGAGTCGGTTTCCTCTTTCCACCTTCACATGGGTACAGTAGTCAACTTGCATGATAACgatgttacccactgagccgtctcactgaCTCTCAGCTTGTTTacagacaaagtctctcactgggatCTGTGGCTAACTGGTTAggcgaggctggctggccagttaCCCCCAGGGATTTGCCTATCTGTActtccccagtgttggggttacaaaCTCCTACCACACCCCACTTTTTATGTGAGGGTTGGGGTGGAACTCAACCCTGAATGCTTGAGAAGCAAGAGCTTTACCAACCAGGCCATCTCCTCAGAACCTCAGGCAAggaatatttttacttttcctttttgtctaaataaataaatacaagaacaccttgtctctttctctcattatattatattatattatatttaattacaaTACGCACACACAATCtaaatgttccttttaaaaaagaatgccagccaggcgtggtggcacacgcctttaatcccagcacttgggaggcagaggcaggcgcatcgctgtgagttcgaggccagcctggtctataaagcgagtccaggacagccaagactacacagagaaacccagtctcaaaaaaccaaaaaaagaagaagaagaagttgaagTCTAGGAGATGACGCTATGGCCAGTGTGCACAGCATCCCACTGAGGTGAAAGGCTGCCCAGGGTTACCACCTTTCCTCCTATTTACCCAGAATCTGCTcaaccctccccagccccctatGCCTCGGTGAGACAGTTTTAGActggctttcattttcattttttgatacCACGGATGGAGTTCACAGGCCTCCGATACCAGGCAAGTACTAGACCAGGGAGCCACACCCCAGCCGCACAGCTGCTTGGGCTAGCGTGGTGGAAATATTTTACATTACAGCCAGGAGCTTACCTGAGCATCGCAGTGGACTCTCCAACCACCTGTGCTATCTGGGATTTCTGAATCTTCTGCTGGCATAGCAGATTATGGGCTTTGGTCCACCTAGGAACAGAGAACCCACAAACCCCAAGTCTCAGTCACCCCAGGAAACCGAGTGTCCTGTCCCTTGTCCCCTCTGGCAGCACCCAGTGCAAGAGGGAGCACAGTCTGTTCCCCAGAGCCATCTGCTGAGGAATTTCAAGCCATCCTTAGAAGaaagtggagaggagagggaagcaaGGGACGTGCAGTGGACTGGGGAGGCCAGAAATAATCTGactccttccctctgcccagggaagctaggttttggttttttgcttttgttttctgagataggatttctctgtgtgatagctctggctatcctagaactctctttgtagacctggctggcctcaaactcacagagatccacccgcctctgcctcccaagtgctgggatttaaaggtgtgcgccaccactgtgggtctctgtgggaTACGGTTGAAGTTCTGACTTCTTAGACTAGCCATTTCGCACTCGGTCTATGAAAATGGACTCTGTTTCTTAGCGGGgctctcactccacctgatctggtaaccctaTATTTTGTAAGGGGTGTCACAAAGTCCTACAAGTCATCCCCTTACACACAGGGTAGTTAAGGCTATGATAGGGCCCCGTGTTAACTGCGTATGAATGAGtcactgtaccactgcatgtagatGAAGTATCCTGGCGCCCTCAGCTCTAGCAAATCAGACCTTCATCCCCCAagacccctccccactgcccaaggtttataaataaaagctGGCTGGCTtgcagggagtgtgtgtgtgttggggggaggtgcTCTCAAAGCTCGTGcccaagccaggcggtggtggtgcacatctttaaccccagcactcgggaggcagaggcaggcggatcgctacgagttcgaggccagcccggtctacaaagcaagtccagggcagccaaggctacacagagaaactctgtctctaaaaaacaaaacaaaaagacaatcaAATGCTGGTGCCCGGGCTCATGTTCTCTTGCTTACCATTCCTCTACCATGACTGTCTTGAGGCTCCATttattcgggggggggggggggagtgtacTACCGCTGGACGcctggtggtcaggcagcaatgatGGAACTACCTTTGCAGCCACTAGGGCCTGCTCAACCACTGCCAATAGCTTGGTGCTGACCCCCTGTGAAGCATCACCCGGCCTGCATCTCACCCTGTCTGCCAGCAGGTTTCGGACATCCGCCTGCTTCCGCTGCTGTGCTTGGCACAGTGGTTCCAACTTATGAAGCTCTGAGTCTCTACTGCCTTTggagacctgcagtctcattctaaaaggagctaactgtaacacccgGCgtggaaactcattttccacctcagCTGGAGAGGCTGGAACATGGCTTAATGCCCAGACCACAAGCCTTACCCCTGAGCATTCTAATCTGTCCCTGAGCAAGAAACAGGGCtttgggacctttgatcttgaggtctgTCCGTTCTTGTCCAGaggcaagcagcacctggactgaCCAATGGACGTGGGGCCCAGGCCCGCCACTGCACCGAACACAGAACAACACACCACCACCCTGCCtaggttttggtgtttttgttttttgttttggttttccaagacagggtctctctgtgtagccttggctgtcctgaacacgctttgtagaccaggctggcctcgaactcacagcgatctgcctgcctcagcttccagagtgcgaggattaaaggcgtgtgcaaccacacccggtctaggttttgtttttttaactcgGTCTTATATAGCACAGGCTAGACTTcaacttcctatgtagccaagAGCAATCCtggtcttcctgttcccaccaccCAAGTGTTGGCACGATGTGCATGTGCCAAGGTTAAAGGTGTTTATTTCTATCAGAATTTTGCAGTTTAAAGCCGGGcatgcacgcctgtaatgccagcaatGGCAGGAGCTCTTTCTTGTCAGCGCCACTTACCACTGCACCATGTGAGGGAGCTTCTCTTTGATGGTCCGGTGTGGGTCAATCTCAATGGGGTAATAGTGGTGAAAGAGCGCCATGAGCTGGGATAGCCAATAAGGAGAAAAGCTGTGAGTGTACATCACACTGGCCCCAATAATTAGAAAATCACCTCAAGAATGGAGCCGTGTAAGAGGTGTTTCTTCAAATTGTCACATGGGGGGTACACACCGTTTGTGAAACTCAGCTTTCTCCTCAAGCTTTTCAACTGCTCACACTTGCCTACTGTACACAGTGGGCAGTGTGGCTGCATTCTCAGGGCCTATCGCTCCTCCGCACCCACCCTAACAATGAGGCCTAAGATCCCTCAACATGAGCTGGACTCTATGGCCTGTGCTTGTaacccctgcactcaggaggaggagacaggaggatgacagatggatagcctgggctacagaaacaAGTCCAAGCTACATAATAAAATTTGGTCTCAAAATCTctatctagggctggagagatggctcagaggtcctgagttcaagtcccagcaaccacatggtggctcacaaccatctggtgccctcttctggtgtgcaggtgtacatgcaggcacaacactgtatacttaataaatcctttttaaaaatctatatctacacacacatatacacacagaggcagggaaatgAGAGTGGGGAGGTAGCTCATTGGTAGAGAGCTTACCTCAGCACTACAAAATCAACGGGGGCTAAAGAGTTACttcaggagccgggcgtggtggcgcatgcctttaatcccagcactcgggaggcagaggcaggcagatcgctgtgagttcgaggccagcctggtctacaaagcgagtccaggacagccacggctacacagagaaaccctgtctcgaaaaacaaaaaaacaaaaaacaagagctACTTCAGCTGCTATTgctaaagcacttgctgctattgtagaggaccagggttcaattcctagcaaccgtatgcggcttacaactgtctatactTTAGTcctagaggatctgacacctgtTCTGAAATCAgggggcaccaggcatgcatgtagggtacagacatacacacaggcaaaacacttgtacacataaaataagagtaATAAAAACTAGTCGGTGAGTCAGACACCTAAGTAACAACccaggggaagagagaagcagTTCACTGGACTGCTTGCCTTAGCATGCATGTGGACCCGGGTTTTGTCCCCCaggcacacacaagaacacattagggtgtgatggcacaggccaATAGTCCTACccttgagagatggaggcaggaggatttagaagttcaaagtcatctttagctacatagcaagtttgaggctagccagagctacaggaGAACTGGTTCAaaaaacatgggctggagagatggctcagaggttaagagcactgtctgttcttgtggTAGACtggagtccaattcccagcactggcatggtggctcacaaccatctgtaactccagttccagggcatatgatgccttccttccttcctttccttcttcctttctagtttgcttgcttttttctaagacagggtttctctgtgtagtcatgactgtcatggaattcattatgtagaccaggttagcctcaaactcagagacctaccggcctctgcctcccaagtgctttgattaaaagtatgcgccaccatgtctggcatgaTGCCATTTTCTGACTTTGTGAGCACCTGGCACAAAcataacacacatgtatatataggcaggcaaaacatttatatacataaataaaccacCAGGCActatggtgcacacctttagtcccagcacatggaaggcagaaagagacagggg includes these proteins:
- the Nt5c3b gene encoding 7-methylguanosine phosphate-specific 5'-nucleotidase, with product MAEEVSSLMKATVLMRQPGRVQEIVGALRRGGGDRLQVISDFDMTLSRFAYNGQRCPSSHNILDNSKIISEDCRKELMALFHHYYPIEIDPHRTIKEKLPHMVQWWTKAHNLLCQQKIQKSQIAQVVGESTAMLREGYKTFFDTLYQNNIPLFIFSAGIGDILEEIIRQMKVFHPNIHIVSNYMDFSEDGFLQGFKGQLIHTYNKNSSVCENSSYFQQLRDKTNILLLGDSIGDLTMADGVPGVQNILKIGFLNDKVEERRERYMDSYDIVLERDETLDVVNGLLQHILRQGDCVELQGS